Proteins encoded in a region of the Schistocerca piceifrons isolate TAMUIC-IGC-003096 unplaced genomic scaffold, iqSchPice1.1 HiC_scaffold_1743, whole genome shotgun sequence genome:
- the LOC124737632 gene encoding uncharacterized protein LOC124737632, with the protein MKSKEVLVPCCNRINIKGRNPWVLHLDDLSHAADLYYPNLEDRNFETNIEAFQTKVQESEGNQHTKWPGLVPKFVEIHNLTPHSSTGYPPVEILKGFSETPNEWLMPLPRLTVKAETREEKMKKIWNRLTSCAAKRKRKYDRGVTNEQKYNVGDLVLIRNHAKSSATLKQNKETKLKNNNRKWSEERRRNHSKKMRKYWEERKKDQKAG; encoded by the exons atgaaatcgaaggaggtacttgtgccgtgttgcaatcgaatcaatatcaagggtaggaacccttgggtactacaccttgatgatttgtcacatgcagcagacctctattacccgaatttagaggatcgaaattttgaaacaaatattgaggcatttcaaaccaaagtgcaggaatctgaag ggaaccAACATACCAAATGGCCAGGGctagtaccgaaatttgtagaaatacacaatttaacaccccattcaagtacaggctatccaccggtagagatattgaagggatttagtgagacaccgaatgaatggctcaTGCCTTTGCCGAGACTAAcagtcaaggcagaaacaagggaggaaaagatgaaaaagatatggaacagactaaccagctgtgcggcaaagaggaaaaggaagtacgaccgaggtgtaactaacgaacagaaatataatgtaggggatctagtacttattcgtaaccacgctaaatcctcagccaccttaaaacagaata aagaaacgaaactaaagaataataacaggaaatggtcggaagagcggaggaggaaccactcgaaaaagatgaggaaatattgggaagagagaaaaaaagatcaaaaagccgg